A portion of the Nitratidesulfovibrio termitidis HI1 genome contains these proteins:
- a CDS encoding cytochrome c3 family protein — MHALRSNSTGRPWRIMLLAALAGVAVTVGAALAMTATDQALFCGSCHSMAEAALTHKRSTHAKFACNECHAPHNLAAKLPFKAKEGTRDIYSTTLGTIPDLIHPGGETRDVVQANCRRCHVATTATVSMETKKYCTDCHRHVPHTPKLPIARRSAADV; from the coding sequence ATGCATGCTCTGCGGAGCAACTCCACCGGCCGGCCATGGCGCATCATGCTCCTGGCCGCGCTGGCGGGCGTTGCCGTCACCGTAGGCGCGGCCCTGGCCATGACTGCCACGGACCAGGCCCTGTTCTGCGGCAGTTGTCACTCCATGGCCGAGGCGGCGCTGACCCACAAGCGTTCCACGCACGCGAAATTCGCGTGCAACGAATGCCACGCGCCGCACAACCTGGCGGCCAAGCTGCCCTTCAAGGCCAAGGAAGGCACGCGCGACATCTATTCGACCACCCTTGGCACCATCCCCGACCTGATTCACCCCGGCGGGGAAACCAGGGACGTGGTGCAGGCCAACTGTCGGCGCTGCCACGTGGCCACCACCGCCACCGTGTCCATGGAAACCAAGAAGTACTGCACCGACTGCCACCGCCACGTACCCCATACCCCCAAGCTGCCCATAGCCAGAAGGAGTGCCGCCGATGTCTAG
- a CDS encoding glutamate synthase yields the protein MCRLFALTSTEPVSPMVAINALNVMKEGHDGSGVGLYLSGLSGPFAEHPEYPILSGIFTEKGLKRLDGIMDDLGFRPFHSVSIIKSNPPAGTPRRGVYLARAYEPPKAWADMPEAERTAQLVQTRVAIRQQGEAERDMMAFSFWPGVVMIKEVGDPLTVGEYLGLDRPDLHARRILCQGRQNTNYAINLYACHPFFIEGVCTMTNGENTAFIPIREYLSSRNVPGYTGYQSDSEVFTHIMHFTHYKLGLPVEAYKHVITPLSDAEMAGHPDRDMLARLKVLCRKMIIDGPNCVIGCLPDGTMFMVQDRKKLRPGVVGGKPGMYAFSSELCGLDAAIPDRDKTLDFQPMHLDTAYVRPECQEVTICSQLQALPHQR from the coding sequence ATGTGTCGATTGTTCGCCTTGACTTCGACGGAGCCCGTCTCCCCCATGGTGGCCATCAATGCCCTGAATGTGATGAAGGAAGGGCATGACGGCTCCGGGGTCGGGCTCTATCTATCCGGTCTGTCGGGTCCCTTCGCGGAGCACCCCGAATATCCCATCCTCTCCGGCATCTTCACCGAAAAGGGCCTGAAGCGGCTCGACGGAATCATGGACGACCTCGGGTTCCGTCCGTTCCATTCGGTGTCGATCATCAAGTCCAACCCGCCCGCGGGCACGCCCAGGCGCGGCGTGTATCTTGCCCGCGCCTACGAGCCGCCGAAAGCCTGGGCCGACATGCCCGAGGCCGAGCGCACCGCGCAGCTGGTGCAGACCCGCGTGGCCATCCGCCAGCAGGGCGAGGCCGAGCGCGACATGATGGCCTTTTCGTTCTGGCCGGGCGTGGTGATGATCAAGGAAGTGGGCGATCCGCTCACCGTGGGCGAGTATCTGGGCCTTGACCGGCCCGACCTGCACGCCCGCCGCATCCTGTGCCAGGGCCGCCAGAACACCAACTACGCCATCAACCTGTACGCATGCCACCCGTTCTTCATCGAGGGCGTGTGCACCATGACCAACGGGGAAAACACGGCGTTCATCCCGATCCGCGAATACCTTTCGTCGCGCAACGTGCCCGGCTACACGGGCTACCAGTCCGACTCCGAGGTGTTCACGCACATCATGCACTTCACGCACTACAAGCTGGGCCTGCCGGTGGAGGCGTACAAGCACGTCATTACCCCGCTGTCCGACGCCGAAATGGCCGGTCACCCCGACCGGGACATGCTGGCCCGCCTGAAGGTGCTGTGCCGCAAGATGATCATCGACGGCCCCAACTGCGTCATCGGCTGCCTGCCGGACGGCACCATGTTCATGGTGCAGGACCGCAAGAAGCTGCGCCCCGGCGTGGTGGGCGGCAAGCCCGGCATGTACGCCTTTTCGTCCGAGTTGTGCGGCCTCGACGCCGCCATCCCCGACCGCGACAAGACCCTCGACTTCCAGCCCATGCATCTGGACACGGCCTACGTCCGTCCGGAATGCCAAGAGGTGACCATATGCAGCCAACTGCAGGCATTACCCCATCAACGCTGA
- a CDS encoding glutamate synthase-related protein encodes MQPTAGITPSTLSVKDLPWQVEWNKDTCTLCGRCTSVCPVSAIELAVHRKRVVETTTGLMQKPRNTYSVFHGIRQRTDAAYACIGCAMCTMVCPNNAIRPMRLDEGTALRFHNNRGGHARTRGGRRNAPDSLLDQIKFIRISMLTDPALDAGRHEFELRTLLGRVLPPEQGLKAFQENGWVPAVREIYPLVIGSMSFGALSPNMWEGLQMGVAYLNEEMGMPVRMCTGEGGCPPRLLRSRFLKYVILQIASGYFGWDEILHAIPEMKEDPCAIEIKYGQGAKPGDGGLLMWHKVNKLIATIRGVPPGVSLPSPPTHQTQYSIEESVAKMIQSMSMAWGFRVPVYPKISATTTSRAVLNNLVRNPYAAGLAIDGEDGGTGAAYNVSMNHMGHPIASNIRDCYHDLVQQGCQNEIPLIAGGGIGKNGNLAHNAAALIMLGASMVQVGKYVMQAGAGCVGSEIDRCNICNLGRCPKGITSQDPRVYRRLDPEKVAERVVDFYLAFDTELRKIFAPLGRSTSLPVGMSDALGIANKDAAERLGIQYVV; translated from the coding sequence ATGCAGCCAACTGCAGGCATTACCCCATCAACGCTGAGCGTTAAGGACCTGCCCTGGCAGGTCGAGTGGAACAAGGACACCTGCACCCTGTGCGGGCGGTGTACCTCCGTGTGTCCGGTGAGCGCCATCGAGCTTGCCGTGCACAGGAAGCGCGTGGTCGAAACCACCACCGGCCTCATGCAGAAGCCCAGGAACACCTATTCGGTGTTCCACGGCATCCGCCAGCGTACCGACGCGGCCTACGCCTGCATCGGTTGCGCCATGTGCACCATGGTCTGTCCCAACAACGCCATCCGTCCCATGCGGCTGGACGAAGGCACCGCGCTGCGCTTCCACAACAACCGCGGGGGCCATGCCCGTACCCGCGGCGGCCGCCGCAACGCGCCGGACAGCCTGCTGGACCAGATCAAGTTCATCCGCATCTCCATGCTCACCGACCCCGCGCTGGACGCCGGGCGGCACGAGTTCGAACTGCGCACCCTGCTGGGTCGCGTGCTGCCGCCCGAACAGGGCCTGAAGGCCTTCCAGGAGAACGGCTGGGTGCCTGCGGTGCGCGAGATCTACCCGCTGGTCATCGGCTCCATGTCCTTCGGCGCGCTTTCTCCCAACATGTGGGAAGGCCTGCAGATGGGCGTTGCCTACCTGAACGAGGAAATGGGCATGCCCGTGCGCATGTGCACCGGTGAAGGCGGCTGCCCGCCGCGCCTGTTGCGCTCGCGCTTCCTCAAGTACGTCATCCTGCAGATTGCCTCCGGCTACTTCGGGTGGGATGAAATCCTGCACGCCATTCCGGAGATGAAGGAAGACCCCTGCGCCATCGAGATCAAGTACGGCCAGGGCGCCAAGCCCGGCGACGGCGGTCTCTTGATGTGGCACAAGGTCAACAAGCTCATCGCCACCATTCGCGGGGTGCCGCCGGGCGTTTCCCTGCCCAGCCCGCCCACCCACCAGACCCAGTATTCCATCGAGGAATCCGTGGCCAAGATGATCCAGTCCATGAGCATGGCCTGGGGATTCCGCGTGCCCGTCTACCCCAAGATATCCGCCACCACCACCTCGCGCGCCGTGCTGAACAACCTGGTGCGCAACCCCTATGCGGCGGGCCTTGCCATCGATGGCGAGGACGGCGGCACCGGGGCGGCCTACAACGTGTCCATGAACCACATGGGTCACCCCATCGCCTCGAACATCCGCGACTGCTACCACGACCTCGTGCAGCAGGGCTGCCAGAACGAGATCCCGCTTATCGCTGGCGGGGGCATCGGCAAGAACGGCAACCTCGCGCACAACGCCGCCGCCCTGATCATGCTGGGCGCCAGCATGGTGCAGGTGGGCAAGTACGTGATGCAGGCCGGGGCCGGGTGCGTGGGGTCTGAAATCGACCGCTGCAACATCTGCAACCTGGGCCGTTGCCCCAAGGGCATCACCTCGCAGGACCCCCGCGTGTACCGCAGGCTGGACCCGGAAAAGGTGGCCGAACGGGTGGTGGACTTCTACCTGGCCTTCGACACCGAGCTGCGCAAGATCTTCGCGCCGCTGGGCCGGTCCACCTCGCTGCCCGTGGGCATGTCCGACGCGCTGGGCATTGCGAACAAGGATGCGGCGGAGCGGCTCGGCATCCAGTACGTCGTGTAG